The DNA sequence tgtaatgtaaactttACCCTTAAACTTTTTCTTCACGAAAGGTAGTACATTTACAAGAAGAGCATTAATCACAAAGAAACTGCAGCGAAGGTTTTACTGCTAGATTCTCTGGGCTGATTGCCCCCAGAGCTGAGTACTACCCCCACGTACCCTCATTGTTCTCCAGGATGTTGGGAGCAAAGCCACCCTCATCTCCCACATTGGTGGCGTCTTTGCCATATTTCCCCTTGATGACGCTCTTCAGGTTGTGGTAGACCTCAGCACCAATGCGCATGGCCTCGTGGAAGTTGGCGGCGCCGACGGGCAGAATCATGAACTCCTGCATGGCCAGCTTGTTCCCAGCGTGGGATCCACCATTAATGACATTGAAggcctgagggagagagagaaaagtcaGATTAGCATCAGATTAGCATTGGGAATAAATGGCTTGTGATCTGTTTGATTGTATGAAGAATATAGTCTCTattcctgttctctcctccacaAACATCAGGAGAAGCATCCTTGGGGCAATTAAATGTCATACTGCAGATCTTCTCTGTATACAACCCTAGGGTGCCCTGGAGATTTCTACTTGAAAGTTTTATCCTTATCTCCACtctccaatccccccccccccccccccccccagtcacatacacacaccccataTTCCCAGTACTCACAGGCACGGGCAGGATCACATCTTTGTGCCCAGCAAGGTCAGCGATGTGGCGGTACAGAGGCACACCCTTCTCTGCAGCACCAGCCTTGCACACAGCCAGAGAAACGCCCAGGATGGCATTGGCACCAAACTTGGCTGTTGAAGGGGACACAGTGAATGTAATTTTAGCATTGTGGCACCACATGTGGTAAATACAATCTGAACATAATTTGCAAGTGACTTCAGTTTGGAAGTCAGATCATTATCTGTGTGCCTGATAGCTGTGGTTGGATATTTCCAAGTCAAAAGGTACCCAATGTCTTACACCCAGACTTGAAcatagtttgtgtttttagataAGAAAGGGACCAGCTGTGCATCAGTTGTGCAGCTAATGCATCTGTAAATCTACATAATTGTTGAGTTCTGTATAGGCATCGTATAGTTAAGAACTTGTGGAGGTGACAGTAATGCTCACACTTGTTCTCAGTTGCATCCAGCTCCAGCATAAAATGGTCAATCTTCTCCTGCTCAACCACACTCAGCTTCTActcaggaagagagagagattcagacAGTGCCCGAAAGAACAGAGTTATGGTCAGTGTTCGAATTACGGCggggattgggggggtctgacccctcTAATTAAAACTTGGGGtcccccaaaagaggtaaaaacaacaggtcgggggagtcgaaacatttatatatccttcttacctgtaatcgtaaatcgtaagtcttaattaggggggtcagaccccccaaTCCCGCCGTAATTCAAACACTGGTTATGGTATACAATCAAGTGGAAAAGAATGGTTGAGCCACAGTGGGGATAGATTTAGAGAAAGGTTTAAACTAAAGTATGCTCATGTGCAGTatgtagagcagtggtctccaaccctggtcctagagagcaCAGggtcttctggtttttgttttcaccttaaaatcaacaTCCAATTGAAACctaagacaccaggtgagttgagttaactgtgtaatcaactgctctaattgatccatgaagtgcagagtcactatgaaaaccagcagaccctgtaactctccaggaccagggttggagaccactgatgtAGAGTATCTGTCCATGTCTTTAATACAGATTTATGCTTGCAGACTGACCTTCTCAATAAGCTTTGGGGCAATATCCTTGTTGACATGTTCAACAGCTTTCATTGTACCTTGAAATTAGACAGTGCCACTTAGTATCACAGACACTAGGTTTATATATGacaaatatacataaacatattcataaatataaacatatatataaaaacaagtCCACATATTAGCAGGTTGtacacgccccctccccccctccccagtgctGGGCCCGGGATTCCCTCACCTTTGCCCAGGTAACGAGACTTGTCGCCATCTCTCAGCTCCAGAGCCTCATGGACCCCTGTGGAGGCACCACTGGGCACAGCGGCCCTGAAGCGGCCTGGGAGTGGCACAGGGGCACAGAATGCCGGGTCAGAAGGGTGGCCAGCAGGGAGAATGGAGCGGTGTGGTACAGTGTTACGACaattctgtgttgtgtgtgtgtgcgcgcgtgcatgtgtgtgtttgtacttcaCCTTTGGCTGTGAAGAGATCTACCTCCACGGTCGGGTTTCCTCTGGAATCGAGGATCTCACGGGCATGGATTTTTGTGATGGACATTTtgactgtggagagagagatagagagaaagagaaaaaagatggGGCAGTAGGGGGGAAAGGATTAGTATTATTTCATATGTATGGAGATTGTAGATACGCTATGTCATTAGAAAGTGAACCCAGTCATCTGTTTATCATTCACATGAATTTACAAGCCACTGAAAAGCGACTTCTGTTATGGATAAAATGTTCAGTCGGTTCATGCCATGCCTGACTGCACTGTCTACTACAATGTCTTTCAGACTCAACAAGTGGGCAAAAATGAGACAagaagccaatcacagcacattgATGTCACTGGAGACTAATGAGAGAAAGGCAATCGGTGAAGCTTGGGTAAGCAAAGTACAAATTTAATCTGGTTATTATATATAACCAGTGCTGTTGGAGATCTGTTGCTctttctctcaatctctcttttTAACCTAGtacttttctctgttttctctcatctctctgaATTATTTTTGGGGCCATGTTTCCAACTTAAGATCAGATGGAATAAATGATTGGATTGCTTCATTCATGGGCATTTGCATTAACTTTACTTTTGTCTTTTGCATCCTTATGCAGCTTATATTTTATGTCAAGATATATCATTTTAAGAGCATGtgaactgctgtgtgtgtgtgtgtgtgtgtgtgtgtgtgtgtacacatgtattactatctttgtgagaaccaaatgtccccacaaggatagaaagattaggaaaattacgcaaggtggggaccttttgctggtccccacaagttccagaggctgttttagggttaggacttagggttagggttacaattaggttaaggttagggttaaggttaggcatgtagtggttggggttagggttagggttagaggttacggaatgaatgtagacaatgggaagtcctcacaagtatagcaataaattcttgtgtgtgtgtgtatctttaaCCCCcctactctctcactcacatttaGTTGGTCCCCTCTTACATAACTTACACACCCTTACTTTTCTATGCTATCAGTATGTCCCCAGATAACCTCTATAGACTAGTTTGGCCCCTCTGTCTGCATCGCTCTCTAAGGAAGGTTATTAATAGCCTTAATATTTATAGGAGTttggcgaggggagggggggcatacCTCACACATGCAGCCAAGCTTTTACCTTCTATCATTCTGCTGCCTGGTTTTCACCAACTGCCCCTCAACGCACGTACTGTCCACATATAGAACCATAATGTGATTTGAGTGTGCAgtgttgttgtggttgtgtgGCACCATTATATTAGTATGAAATTAATTGGTTGAATCTGAACTCTCCACAGTTGGAGCTTCTACATGGTCTTAGCCTAAATCTCAGAGGACAGAAAAACTATTAAAACTTTGGGATAAGGGGAGGGGCATTATAGGAAAGTCATAATAACTCAGTCTGACCTTCTCAAGCCATATCTTGAACCCTGACCTTTCTGTGATAGATGTATGACCTTTTTGTGTAAATCTGTAGTGATTGTGGGTGTGTCAGTACGGTATTACAGTATTACAATTTGGCAGACCTACAGCAGTCCGATATTTTTATACCAAGGATACTACACCACAAAGGCCTTCAACACATAGTCACATGAAATTTCAGGAACTGATATGCTTAAGTAAGGGACTATATGTGAGTTTATGCTGATCTTTTCAGAATGGCTAACACCATTCTACATAGCTGATCACTGCATACTTCACACTTTGAAAATTAATTCTAAAGGCAAAAGGTAATAGCACAAATATTATTCTAATCTATCAACATGTTCAACTTCTTCATTTGGTAGAGGTGTTTCCAGTGCTTTTGAACATCCATTGAAACTGCATGGCACTTGGCGCTGCCTCTTAATGAATTTTCTGAATCTTGTGCAGTTTTAACCTGTGGTTTTCTAAAAATTAAAAGGATGCATCTTCTCTCGAGTAATTTGCTGCCTGTAGTTGGACAGGCAATgat is a window from the Anguilla anguilla isolate fAngAng1 chromosome 3, fAngAng1.pri, whole genome shotgun sequence genome containing:
- the eno3 gene encoding beta-enolase, which translates into the protein MSITKIHAREILDSRGNPTVEVDLFTAKGRFRAAVPSGASTGVHEALELRDGDKSRYLGKGTMKAVEHVNKDIAPKLIEKKLSVVEQEKIDHFMLELDATENKSKFGANAILGVSLAVCKAGAAEKGVPLYRHIADLAGHKDVILPVPAFNVINGGSHAGNKLAMQEFMILPVGAANFHEAMRIGAEVYHNLKSVIKGKYGKDATNVGDEGGFAPNILENNEALELLKSAIEKAGYSDKIIIGMDVAASEFYRNGKYDLDFKSPDDPARHITGEKLGDLYKSFIKNYPVQSIEDPFDQDDWEHWAQFTAAVDIQVVGDDLTVTNPKRIQQAVEKKACNCLLLKVNQIGSVTESIKACKLAQSNGWGVMVSHRSGETEDTFIADLVVGLCTGQIKTGAPCRSERLAKYNQMMRIEEELGDKAKFAGKDFRHPKVN